One part of the Rhea pennata isolate bPtePen1 chromosome 29, bPtePen1.pri, whole genome shotgun sequence genome encodes these proteins:
- the ITGA7 gene encoding integrin alpha-7 isoform X5, giving the protein MAAPLPLWVPWLSLQLLGSAAFNLDVSNTLLKDGDKGSLFGFSVALHRQLAPEPASWLLVGAPQAPALPGQGANRTGGLYACPLSHEISDCWRVPIDDGVDLQRESKENQWLGVSVKSQGAGGKIVTCAHLYEARNRVQQPLETRDVIGRCFVLSQDLRVRDELDGGEWKFCEGRPQGHDRFGFCQQGLAAGFTADKHYILFGAPGTYNWKGVLFVTNVDSSDPDQLVYKSPEPSEKVPGAAGDVPQNSYLGFSVDSGRGLTRRNELSFVTGAPRANHTGAVVILRRDSANRLVPEAVLPGEQLTSSFGYAVAVLDLNSDGWMDLAVGAPHFFERKEEIGGAVYVYINPGGRWAAASPLRLNGTYGSMFGIALCAAGDLDQDGFEDLAVGAPFDGAGKVYIYHGSKLGIVAEPAQVLDGEGVGVTAFGYAISGGLDVDENLYPDLLVGSLSDTVVLYRARPVVHVSRNVSLTPPSIDLEQSNCRHGEGVCVDVRACFSYTASPASYSPRLTLEYVLDADTDRRRRGQAPRVAFLRRQPSDPEHQFSGVVELPRQGARACIQATFQLQDGIRDKLRPIAVTLAYGIKQARAKRRAAGAALAPLAPVLSAQQPRSQRGEVHFLKQGCGDDKVCQSNLQLRVQFCSRLGDADFLPLPRGTDGTAIFAMSDQKDVALEIHVTNLPSDPAEPQRDGDDAHEALLTATFPEALPYSAVRPYDARAPADKPVLCLANQNGSQVECELGNPLPRGAQVRFYLVLSTLGITLQTTDLAVELALSTISEQPGLAPVVARARVVIELPLSVTGVAVPPRLFFGGTVRGESAVRRESQVGSAVRYEVTVSNRGQSLKTLGSAFLTLLWPHELCSGKWLLYPLQLELAAPPGPPAACSPAANPLRLALEPPGEADPSEAPAAASWWLPAPAERRRNVTLDCAQGTASCLLFRCPLQSFERAAVLTARGRLWNSTFLEEFLAVTSVELIVRASVSVTSSVTNLVLKDASTQIPVSVYLDPGAAVAGGVPWWVILLAALAGVLVLALLVCVLWKLGFFRRARYEPPALPQHHAVKIPREQRPQFREGRTGTIQRQEWAAGRAAAATARLAPSSA; this is encoded by the exons ATGGCGGCGCCTCTGCCCCTCTGGGTGCCCTGGCtcagcctgcagctcctgggcagCGCTGCCTTCAACCTGGACGTCTCCAACACCCTCCTCAAGGATGGGGACAAGGGCAGCCTCTTCGGCTTCTCCGTGGCGCTGCACCGGCAGCTCGCGCCCGAGCCTGCCAGCTG GTTGCTGGTGGGAGCCCCCCaggcgccggcgctgcccggccaAGGCGCCAACCGCACGGGCGGCCTCTACGCCTGCCCGCTGAGCCACGAGATCTCCGACTGCTGGCGCGTGCCCATCGACGACGGAg TGGACCTGCAGCGGGAGAGCAAGGAGAACCAGTGGCTGGGGGTGAGCGTGAAGAGCCAGGGCGCCGGCGGGAAGATCGTG ACCTGCGCCCACCTCTACGAGGCGCGGAACCGGGTGCAGCAGCCCCTGGAGACGCGGGACGTGATCGGGCGCTGCTTCGTGCTGAGCCAGGACCTGCGGGTGCGCGACGAGCTCGACGGCGGCGAGTGGAAGTTCTGCGAGGGGCGGCCGCAGGGCCACGACCGCTTCGGCTTCTGCCAGCAGGGCCTGGCGGCCGGCTTCACCGCCGACAAGCACTACATCCTCTTCGGGGCCCCCGGCACCTACAACTGGAAGG GTGTGTTGTTTGTGACAAACGTTGATAGCTCAGACCCCGACCAGCTGGTGTACAAAAGCCCAGAGCCCAGCGAGAAggtgcccggcgcggccggcgaCGTGCCCCAGAATAGCTACTTAG GCTTCTCCGTCGACTCGGGCAGGGGCCTGACGCGGAGGAACGAGCTGAGCTTCGTCACCGGGGCGCCGCGCGCCAACCACACCGGGGCCGTGGTGATTCTGCGCCGCGACAGCGCCAACCGCCTGGTGCCCGAGGCCGTGCTGCCGGGCGAGCAGCTCACGTCCTCCTTCGGCTACGCCGTGGCCGTGCTGGACCTCAACAGCGATGG CTGGATGGACCTGGCCGTGGGGGCTCCCCACTTCTTTGAGCGCAAGGAGGAGATCGGGGGGGCCGTCTACGTCTACATCAACCCGGGGGGCCGCTGGGCAGCCGCCAGCCCGCTGCGCCTCAACGGCACCTACGGCTCCATGTTCGGCATCGCCCTCTGCGCCGCCGGAGACCTCGACCAGGACGGCTTCGAGG accTCGCCGTGGGAGCCCCCTTCGACGGCGCTGGCAAGGTCTACATCTACCACGGCAGCAAGCTGGGAATCGTGGCCGAGCCGGCGCAG GTCCTGGACGGCGAGGGCGTGGGGGTGACGGCTTTCGGCTACGCCATCTCGGGGGGGCTGGACGTGGACGAGAACCTCTACCCTGACCTGCTCGTCGGCTCCCTCTCCGACACCGTGGTGCTCTACAG GGCTCGGCCCGTCGTCCACGTCTCCAGGAACGTCTCGCTGACGCCTCCGAGCATCGACCTGGAGCAGAGCAACTGCCGGCATGGGGAGGGTGTCTG CGTGGACGTCCGAGCCTGCTTCAGCTACACGGCCAGTCCCGCCAGCTACAGCCCGCGGCTCA CACTGGAGTACGTGCTCGATGCCGACACGGaccgccggcgccggggccagGCACCCCGCGTCGCCTTCCTGCGCCGGCAGCCCTCCGACCCCGAGCACCAGTTCTCCGGCGTGGTGGAGCTGCCGCGGCAGGGCGCCCGCGCCTGCATCCAGGCCACCTTCCAGCTCCAG GACGGCATCCGCGACAAGCTGCGCCCCATCGCCGTCACCCTCGCCTACGGCATCAAGCAAGCGCGGGCCaagcggcgggcggcgggggcggcgctggCGCCGCTGGCGCCTGTGCTCAGCGCCCAGCAGCCCCGCAGCCAGCGCGGCGAG GTGCACTTCCTGAAGCAGGGCTGCGGGGACGACAAGGTCTGCCAGAGCAACCTGCAGCTGCGGGTGCAGTTCTGCTCGCGCCTGGGGGACGCGGACTTCCTGCCGCTGCCCAG GGGCACCGATGGCACCGCCATCTTCGCCATGAGCGACCAGAAGGACGTGGCCCTGGAGATCCACGTCACCAACCTGCCCTCGGACCCCGCGGAGCCGCAGCGGGACGGTGACGATGCCCACGAGGCCCTGCTGACGGCCACCTTCCCCGAGGCCCTGCCCTACTCCGCCGTGCGCCCCTATGATGCCCGGGCGCCTGCG GACAAGCCGGTGCTGTGCCTCGCCAACCAGAACGGCTCGCAGGTGGAGTGCGAGCTGGGCAACCCCCTGCCGCGTGGAGCCCAG GTGCGCTTCTACCTCGTCCTCAGCACCCTGGGCATCACCCTGCAGACCACGGACCTGGCGGTGGAGCTGGCCCTGTCCAC gatcAGCGAGCAGCCGGGGCTGGCGCCGGTGGTGGCCCGGGCGCGCGTGGTCATCGAGCTGCCGCTCTCGGTGACGGG CGTGGCCGTGCCGCCCCGGCTCTTCTTCGGCGGGACGGTGCGGGGCGAGAGCGCCGTGCGGCGGGAGAGCCAGGTGGGCAGCGCCGTGCGCTACGAGGTCACG GTCTCCAACCGGGGCCAGTCGCTGAAGACGCTGGGCTCGGCCTTCCTCACGCTGCTCTGGCCCCACGAGCTCTGCAGCGGCAAGTGGCTGCTCTACCcgctgcagctggagctggcggcgccgccggggccgcccgccgcctgcAGCCCCGCCGCCAACCCGCTCCGCCTGGCCCTG GAGCCGCCGGGGGAGGCCGATCCTTCCgaggcgccggccgcggcgtCCTGGTGGCTGCCGGCGCCGGCCGAGCGGCGGAGGAACGTGACGCTG GACTGCGCCCAGGGCACCGCCAGCTGCCTGCTGTTCCGGTGCCCGCTGCAGAGCTTCGAGCGCGCCGCCGTGCTCACCGCCCGCGGGCGCCTCTGGAACAGCACCTTCCTGGag GAGTTCCTGGCCGTGACCTCCGTGGAGCTCATCGTGCGAGCCAGCGTCTCCGTCACCTCCTCCGTCACCAACCTGGTGCTGAAGGACGCCTCCACGCAG ATCCCCGTCTCCGTGTACCTGGACCCCGGCGCGGCGGTGGCCGGCGGCGTGCCCTGGTGGGTCATCCTGCTGGCCGCCCTGGCCGGCGTCCTCGTCCTGGCCCTGCTGGTCTGCGTCCTCTGGAAG
- the ITGA7 gene encoding integrin alpha-7 isoform X3 — protein MAAPLPLWVPWLSLQLLGSAAFNLDVSNTLLKDGDKGSLFGFSVALHRQLAPEPASWLLVGAPQAPALPGQGANRTGGLYACPLSHEISDCWRVPIDDGVDLQRESKENQWLGVSVKSQGAGGKIVTCAHLYEARNRVQQPLETRDVIGRCFVLSQDLRVRDELDGGEWKFCEGRPQGHDRFGFCQQGLAAGFTADKHYILFGAPGTYNWKGNLRVELFNHSSPDLVHYDDGPYEAGGEKDQDPSLIPVPANSYFGVLFVTNVDSSDPDQLVYKSPEPSEKVPGAAGDVPQNSYLGFSVDSGRGLTRRNELSFVTGAPRANHTGAVVILRRDSANRLVPEAVLPGEQLTSSFGYAVAVLDLNSDGWMDLAVGAPHFFERKEEIGGAVYVYINPGGRWAAASPLRLNGTYGSMFGIALCAAGDLDQDGFEDLAVGAPFDGAGKVYIYHGSKLGIVAEPAQVLDGEGVGVTAFGYAISGGLDVDENLYPDLLVGSLSDTVVLYRARPVVHVSRNVSLTPPSIDLEQSNCRHGEGVCVDVRACFSYTASPASYSPRLTLEYVLDADTDRRRRGQAPRVAFLRRQPSDPEHQFSGVVELPRQGARACIQATFQLQDGIRDKLRPIAVTLAYGIKQARAKRRAAGAALAPLAPVLSAQQPRSQRGEVHFLKQGCGDDKVCQSNLQLRVQFCSRLGDADFLPLPRGTDGTAIFAMSDQKDVALEIHVTNLPSDPAEPQRDGDDAHEALLTATFPEALPYSAVRPYDARAPADKPVLCLANQNGSQVECELGNPLPRGAQVRFYLVLSTLGITLQTTDLAVELALSTISEQPGLAPVVARARVVIELPLSVTGVAVPPRLFFGGTVRGESAVRRESQVGSAVRYEVTVSNRGQSLKTLGSAFLTLLWPHELCSGKWLLYPLQLELAAPPGPPAACSPAANPLRLALEPPGEADPSEAPAAASWWLPAPAERRRNVTLDCAQGTASCLLFRCPLQSFERAAVLTARGRLWNSTFLEEFLAVTSVELIVRASVSVTSSVTNLVLKDASTQIPVSVYLDPGAAVAGGVPWWVILLAALAGVLVLALLVCVLWKCGFFQRSSRKSRHAANYYRARRGLQPSEVDKQALEA, from the exons ATGGCGGCGCCTCTGCCCCTCTGGGTGCCCTGGCtcagcctgcagctcctgggcagCGCTGCCTTCAACCTGGACGTCTCCAACACCCTCCTCAAGGATGGGGACAAGGGCAGCCTCTTCGGCTTCTCCGTGGCGCTGCACCGGCAGCTCGCGCCCGAGCCTGCCAGCTG GTTGCTGGTGGGAGCCCCCCaggcgccggcgctgcccggccaAGGCGCCAACCGCACGGGCGGCCTCTACGCCTGCCCGCTGAGCCACGAGATCTCCGACTGCTGGCGCGTGCCCATCGACGACGGAg TGGACCTGCAGCGGGAGAGCAAGGAGAACCAGTGGCTGGGGGTGAGCGTGAAGAGCCAGGGCGCCGGCGGGAAGATCGTG ACCTGCGCCCACCTCTACGAGGCGCGGAACCGGGTGCAGCAGCCCCTGGAGACGCGGGACGTGATCGGGCGCTGCTTCGTGCTGAGCCAGGACCTGCGGGTGCGCGACGAGCTCGACGGCGGCGAGTGGAAGTTCTGCGAGGGGCGGCCGCAGGGCCACGACCGCTTCGGCTTCTGCCAGCAGGGCCTGGCGGCCGGCTTCACCGCCGACAAGCACTACATCCTCTTCGGGGCCCCCGGCACCTACAACTGGAAGG GGAACCTGCGCGTGGAGCTGTTTAACCACAGCTCCCCGGACCTGGTCCATTACGACGACGGCCCCTACGAAGCCGGGGGCGAGAAGGACCAGGACCCCTCGCTCATCCCCGTGCCCGCCAACAGCTACTTCG GTGTGTTGTTTGTGACAAACGTTGATAGCTCAGACCCCGACCAGCTGGTGTACAAAAGCCCAGAGCCCAGCGAGAAggtgcccggcgcggccggcgaCGTGCCCCAGAATAGCTACTTAG GCTTCTCCGTCGACTCGGGCAGGGGCCTGACGCGGAGGAACGAGCTGAGCTTCGTCACCGGGGCGCCGCGCGCCAACCACACCGGGGCCGTGGTGATTCTGCGCCGCGACAGCGCCAACCGCCTGGTGCCCGAGGCCGTGCTGCCGGGCGAGCAGCTCACGTCCTCCTTCGGCTACGCCGTGGCCGTGCTGGACCTCAACAGCGATGG CTGGATGGACCTGGCCGTGGGGGCTCCCCACTTCTTTGAGCGCAAGGAGGAGATCGGGGGGGCCGTCTACGTCTACATCAACCCGGGGGGCCGCTGGGCAGCCGCCAGCCCGCTGCGCCTCAACGGCACCTACGGCTCCATGTTCGGCATCGCCCTCTGCGCCGCCGGAGACCTCGACCAGGACGGCTTCGAGG accTCGCCGTGGGAGCCCCCTTCGACGGCGCTGGCAAGGTCTACATCTACCACGGCAGCAAGCTGGGAATCGTGGCCGAGCCGGCGCAG GTCCTGGACGGCGAGGGCGTGGGGGTGACGGCTTTCGGCTACGCCATCTCGGGGGGGCTGGACGTGGACGAGAACCTCTACCCTGACCTGCTCGTCGGCTCCCTCTCCGACACCGTGGTGCTCTACAG GGCTCGGCCCGTCGTCCACGTCTCCAGGAACGTCTCGCTGACGCCTCCGAGCATCGACCTGGAGCAGAGCAACTGCCGGCATGGGGAGGGTGTCTG CGTGGACGTCCGAGCCTGCTTCAGCTACACGGCCAGTCCCGCCAGCTACAGCCCGCGGCTCA CACTGGAGTACGTGCTCGATGCCGACACGGaccgccggcgccggggccagGCACCCCGCGTCGCCTTCCTGCGCCGGCAGCCCTCCGACCCCGAGCACCAGTTCTCCGGCGTGGTGGAGCTGCCGCGGCAGGGCGCCCGCGCCTGCATCCAGGCCACCTTCCAGCTCCAG GACGGCATCCGCGACAAGCTGCGCCCCATCGCCGTCACCCTCGCCTACGGCATCAAGCAAGCGCGGGCCaagcggcgggcggcgggggcggcgctggCGCCGCTGGCGCCTGTGCTCAGCGCCCAGCAGCCCCGCAGCCAGCGCGGCGAG GTGCACTTCCTGAAGCAGGGCTGCGGGGACGACAAGGTCTGCCAGAGCAACCTGCAGCTGCGGGTGCAGTTCTGCTCGCGCCTGGGGGACGCGGACTTCCTGCCGCTGCCCAG GGGCACCGATGGCACCGCCATCTTCGCCATGAGCGACCAGAAGGACGTGGCCCTGGAGATCCACGTCACCAACCTGCCCTCGGACCCCGCGGAGCCGCAGCGGGACGGTGACGATGCCCACGAGGCCCTGCTGACGGCCACCTTCCCCGAGGCCCTGCCCTACTCCGCCGTGCGCCCCTATGATGCCCGGGCGCCTGCG GACAAGCCGGTGCTGTGCCTCGCCAACCAGAACGGCTCGCAGGTGGAGTGCGAGCTGGGCAACCCCCTGCCGCGTGGAGCCCAG GTGCGCTTCTACCTCGTCCTCAGCACCCTGGGCATCACCCTGCAGACCACGGACCTGGCGGTGGAGCTGGCCCTGTCCAC gatcAGCGAGCAGCCGGGGCTGGCGCCGGTGGTGGCCCGGGCGCGCGTGGTCATCGAGCTGCCGCTCTCGGTGACGGG CGTGGCCGTGCCGCCCCGGCTCTTCTTCGGCGGGACGGTGCGGGGCGAGAGCGCCGTGCGGCGGGAGAGCCAGGTGGGCAGCGCCGTGCGCTACGAGGTCACG GTCTCCAACCGGGGCCAGTCGCTGAAGACGCTGGGCTCGGCCTTCCTCACGCTGCTCTGGCCCCACGAGCTCTGCAGCGGCAAGTGGCTGCTCTACCcgctgcagctggagctggcggcgccgccggggccgcccgccgcctgcAGCCCCGCCGCCAACCCGCTCCGCCTGGCCCTG GAGCCGCCGGGGGAGGCCGATCCTTCCgaggcgccggccgcggcgtCCTGGTGGCTGCCGGCGCCGGCCGAGCGGCGGAGGAACGTGACGCTG GACTGCGCCCAGGGCACCGCCAGCTGCCTGCTGTTCCGGTGCCCGCTGCAGAGCTTCGAGCGCGCCGCCGTGCTCACCGCCCGCGGGCGCCTCTGGAACAGCACCTTCCTGGag GAGTTCCTGGCCGTGACCTCCGTGGAGCTCATCGTGCGAGCCAGCGTCTCCGTCACCTCCTCCGTCACCAACCTGGTGCTGAAGGACGCCTCCACGCAG ATCCCCGTCTCCGTGTACCTGGACCCCGGCGCGGCGGTGGCCGGCGGCGTGCCCTGGTGGGTCATCCTGCTGGCCGCCCTGGCCGGCGTCCTCGTCCTGGCCCTGCTGGTCTGCGTCCTCTGGAAG TGCGGCTTCTTCCAGCGGAGCAGCCGAAAATCCCGCCACGCGGCTAACTATTACCGGGCCCGCCGGGGCCTGCAGCCCTCCGAGGTGGACAAGCAGGCGCTGGAGGCCTAG
- the ITGA7 gene encoding integrin alpha-7 isoform X4, whose translation MAAPLPLWVPWLSLQLLGSAAFNLDVSNTLLKDGDKGSLFGFSVALHRQLAPEPASWLLVGAPQAPALPGQGANRTGGLYACPLSHEISDCWRVPIDDGVDLQRESKENQWLGVSVKSQGAGGKIVTCAHLYEARNRVQQPLETRDVIGRCFVLSQDLRVRDELDGGEWKFCEGRPQGHDRFGFCQQGLAAGFTADKHYILFGAPGTYNWKGNLRVELFNHSSPDLVHYDDGPYEAGGEKDQDPSLIPVPANSYFGFSVDSGRGLTRRNELSFVTGAPRANHTGAVVILRRDSANRLVPEAVLPGEQLTSSFGYAVAVLDLNSDGWMDLAVGAPHFFERKEEIGGAVYVYINPGGRWAAASPLRLNGTYGSMFGIALCAAGDLDQDGFEDLAVGAPFDGAGKVYIYHGSKLGIVAEPAQVLDGEGVGVTAFGYAISGGLDVDENLYPDLLVGSLSDTVVLYRARPVVHVSRNVSLTPPSIDLEQSNCRHGEGVCVDVRACFSYTASPASYSPRLTLEYVLDADTDRRRRGQAPRVAFLRRQPSDPEHQFSGVVELPRQGARACIQATFQLQDGIRDKLRPIAVTLAYGIKQARAKRRAAGAALAPLAPVLSAQQPRSQRGEVHFLKQGCGDDKVCQSNLQLRVQFCSRLGDADFLPLPRGTDGTAIFAMSDQKDVALEIHVTNLPSDPAEPQRDGDDAHEALLTATFPEALPYSAVRPYDARAPADKPVLCLANQNGSQVECELGNPLPRGAQVRFYLVLSTLGITLQTTDLAVELALSTISEQPGLAPVVARARVVIELPLSVTGVAVPPRLFFGGTVRGESAVRRESQVGSAVRYEVTVSNRGQSLKTLGSAFLTLLWPHELCSGKWLLYPLQLELAAPPGPPAACSPAANPLRLALEPPGEADPSEAPAAASWWLPAPAERRRNVTLDCAQGTASCLLFRCPLQSFERAAVLTARGRLWNSTFLEEFLAVTSVELIVRASVSVTSSVTNLVLKDASTQIPVSVYLDPGAAVAGGVPWWVILLAALAGVLVLALLVCVLWKLGFFRRARYEPPALPQHHAVKIPREQRPQFREGRTGTIQRQEWAAGRAAAATARLAPSSA comes from the exons ATGGCGGCGCCTCTGCCCCTCTGGGTGCCCTGGCtcagcctgcagctcctgggcagCGCTGCCTTCAACCTGGACGTCTCCAACACCCTCCTCAAGGATGGGGACAAGGGCAGCCTCTTCGGCTTCTCCGTGGCGCTGCACCGGCAGCTCGCGCCCGAGCCTGCCAGCTG GTTGCTGGTGGGAGCCCCCCaggcgccggcgctgcccggccaAGGCGCCAACCGCACGGGCGGCCTCTACGCCTGCCCGCTGAGCCACGAGATCTCCGACTGCTGGCGCGTGCCCATCGACGACGGAg TGGACCTGCAGCGGGAGAGCAAGGAGAACCAGTGGCTGGGGGTGAGCGTGAAGAGCCAGGGCGCCGGCGGGAAGATCGTG ACCTGCGCCCACCTCTACGAGGCGCGGAACCGGGTGCAGCAGCCCCTGGAGACGCGGGACGTGATCGGGCGCTGCTTCGTGCTGAGCCAGGACCTGCGGGTGCGCGACGAGCTCGACGGCGGCGAGTGGAAGTTCTGCGAGGGGCGGCCGCAGGGCCACGACCGCTTCGGCTTCTGCCAGCAGGGCCTGGCGGCCGGCTTCACCGCCGACAAGCACTACATCCTCTTCGGGGCCCCCGGCACCTACAACTGGAAGG GGAACCTGCGCGTGGAGCTGTTTAACCACAGCTCCCCGGACCTGGTCCATTACGACGACGGCCCCTACGAAGCCGGGGGCGAGAAGGACCAGGACCCCTCGCTCATCCCCGTGCCCGCCAACAGCTACTTCG GCTTCTCCGTCGACTCGGGCAGGGGCCTGACGCGGAGGAACGAGCTGAGCTTCGTCACCGGGGCGCCGCGCGCCAACCACACCGGGGCCGTGGTGATTCTGCGCCGCGACAGCGCCAACCGCCTGGTGCCCGAGGCCGTGCTGCCGGGCGAGCAGCTCACGTCCTCCTTCGGCTACGCCGTGGCCGTGCTGGACCTCAACAGCGATGG CTGGATGGACCTGGCCGTGGGGGCTCCCCACTTCTTTGAGCGCAAGGAGGAGATCGGGGGGGCCGTCTACGTCTACATCAACCCGGGGGGCCGCTGGGCAGCCGCCAGCCCGCTGCGCCTCAACGGCACCTACGGCTCCATGTTCGGCATCGCCCTCTGCGCCGCCGGAGACCTCGACCAGGACGGCTTCGAGG accTCGCCGTGGGAGCCCCCTTCGACGGCGCTGGCAAGGTCTACATCTACCACGGCAGCAAGCTGGGAATCGTGGCCGAGCCGGCGCAG GTCCTGGACGGCGAGGGCGTGGGGGTGACGGCTTTCGGCTACGCCATCTCGGGGGGGCTGGACGTGGACGAGAACCTCTACCCTGACCTGCTCGTCGGCTCCCTCTCCGACACCGTGGTGCTCTACAG GGCTCGGCCCGTCGTCCACGTCTCCAGGAACGTCTCGCTGACGCCTCCGAGCATCGACCTGGAGCAGAGCAACTGCCGGCATGGGGAGGGTGTCTG CGTGGACGTCCGAGCCTGCTTCAGCTACACGGCCAGTCCCGCCAGCTACAGCCCGCGGCTCA CACTGGAGTACGTGCTCGATGCCGACACGGaccgccggcgccggggccagGCACCCCGCGTCGCCTTCCTGCGCCGGCAGCCCTCCGACCCCGAGCACCAGTTCTCCGGCGTGGTGGAGCTGCCGCGGCAGGGCGCCCGCGCCTGCATCCAGGCCACCTTCCAGCTCCAG GACGGCATCCGCGACAAGCTGCGCCCCATCGCCGTCACCCTCGCCTACGGCATCAAGCAAGCGCGGGCCaagcggcgggcggcgggggcggcgctggCGCCGCTGGCGCCTGTGCTCAGCGCCCAGCAGCCCCGCAGCCAGCGCGGCGAG GTGCACTTCCTGAAGCAGGGCTGCGGGGACGACAAGGTCTGCCAGAGCAACCTGCAGCTGCGGGTGCAGTTCTGCTCGCGCCTGGGGGACGCGGACTTCCTGCCGCTGCCCAG GGGCACCGATGGCACCGCCATCTTCGCCATGAGCGACCAGAAGGACGTGGCCCTGGAGATCCACGTCACCAACCTGCCCTCGGACCCCGCGGAGCCGCAGCGGGACGGTGACGATGCCCACGAGGCCCTGCTGACGGCCACCTTCCCCGAGGCCCTGCCCTACTCCGCCGTGCGCCCCTATGATGCCCGGGCGCCTGCG GACAAGCCGGTGCTGTGCCTCGCCAACCAGAACGGCTCGCAGGTGGAGTGCGAGCTGGGCAACCCCCTGCCGCGTGGAGCCCAG GTGCGCTTCTACCTCGTCCTCAGCACCCTGGGCATCACCCTGCAGACCACGGACCTGGCGGTGGAGCTGGCCCTGTCCAC gatcAGCGAGCAGCCGGGGCTGGCGCCGGTGGTGGCCCGGGCGCGCGTGGTCATCGAGCTGCCGCTCTCGGTGACGGG CGTGGCCGTGCCGCCCCGGCTCTTCTTCGGCGGGACGGTGCGGGGCGAGAGCGCCGTGCGGCGGGAGAGCCAGGTGGGCAGCGCCGTGCGCTACGAGGTCACG GTCTCCAACCGGGGCCAGTCGCTGAAGACGCTGGGCTCGGCCTTCCTCACGCTGCTCTGGCCCCACGAGCTCTGCAGCGGCAAGTGGCTGCTCTACCcgctgcagctggagctggcggcgccgccggggccgcccgccgcctgcAGCCCCGCCGCCAACCCGCTCCGCCTGGCCCTG GAGCCGCCGGGGGAGGCCGATCCTTCCgaggcgccggccgcggcgtCCTGGTGGCTGCCGGCGCCGGCCGAGCGGCGGAGGAACGTGACGCTG GACTGCGCCCAGGGCACCGCCAGCTGCCTGCTGTTCCGGTGCCCGCTGCAGAGCTTCGAGCGCGCCGCCGTGCTCACCGCCCGCGGGCGCCTCTGGAACAGCACCTTCCTGGag GAGTTCCTGGCCGTGACCTCCGTGGAGCTCATCGTGCGAGCCAGCGTCTCCGTCACCTCCTCCGTCACCAACCTGGTGCTGAAGGACGCCTCCACGCAG ATCCCCGTCTCCGTGTACCTGGACCCCGGCGCGGCGGTGGCCGGCGGCGTGCCCTGGTGGGTCATCCTGCTGGCCGCCCTGGCCGGCGTCCTCGTCCTGGCCCTGCTGGTCTGCGTCCTCTGGAAG